Proteins encoded together in one Maricaulis maris window:
- a CDS encoding branched-chain amino acid transaminase: protein MAIQETDFIWRNGELIDWHEAQTHVLSHALHYGSSVFEGIRCYNTPTGPQIFRLSDHIKRLFNSARVYHMPINHTQEEVEAACRMVIRANHLKDAYIRPLAYFGYGGIGVLPGADTKSEICIAAFPWGAYLGEEALTKGVDCCISSWSRPAPNTIPTGAKAGGNYLSSMLISHEAHSRGFDEGIGLDVNGLVSEGAGENIFVVSDGIIRTPPSSSSILSGLTRDAVMKLAEAEGFDVREQTMSRESLYFADEIFFTGTAAEITPVRSVDGHVVRAGGRGPVAELMQARFFGLFSGETPDRHGWLQPVHDNAMEVQHVA from the coding sequence ATGGCTATCCAGGAAACCGACTTCATCTGGCGCAATGGCGAACTGATCGACTGGCATGAAGCCCAGACGCATGTTCTCTCCCACGCCCTGCATTATGGCTCCTCCGTCTTCGAAGGAATCCGCTGCTACAACACACCAACCGGCCCCCAGATCTTCCGGCTGAGCGATCACATCAAGCGCCTGTTCAACAGCGCCCGCGTTTATCACATGCCGATCAATCACACCCAGGAGGAGGTCGAGGCCGCCTGCCGGATGGTCATTCGTGCGAACCACCTCAAGGACGCCTATATCCGGCCGCTGGCTTATTTCGGCTATGGCGGGATCGGCGTCCTGCCCGGCGCCGATACCAAGTCGGAAATCTGCATCGCCGCCTTCCCCTGGGGCGCCTATCTCGGCGAGGAGGCCCTGACCAAGGGGGTGGATTGCTGCATCTCCTCGTGGAGCCGGCCCGCCCCGAACACCATTCCGACCGGCGCCAAGGCCGGCGGCAATTATCTCTCGTCAATGCTGATCAGCCATGAAGCCCATTCGCGCGGCTTTGATGAAGGCATTGGCCTCGACGTCAACGGGCTGGTTTCCGAAGGCGCCGGCGAGAACATCTTCGTGGTCTCGGACGGTATTATCCGCACCCCGCCGAGCTCCTCCTCCATCCTGTCCGGCCTGACCCGGGACGCCGTGATGAAGCTGGCCGAGGCGGAGGGCTTTGACGTCCGCGAGCAGACCATGTCCCGCGAGAGCCTGTATTTCGCCGACGAGATCTTCTTCACCGGCACCGCCGCCGAGATCACGCCGGTGCGTTCCGTCGATGGCCATGTCGTTCGCGCCGGTGGCCGCGGACCGGTCGCCGAGCTGATGCAGGCGCGCTTCTTCGGCCTGTTCTCCGGCGAGACACCGGACCGTCATGGCTGGCTGCAGCCGGTTCACGACAATGCGATGGAGGTCCAGCATGTCGCCTGA